In a genomic window of Myxococcus fulvus:
- a CDS encoding TetR/AcrR family transcriptional regulator has protein sequence MSPSPAPRWKRLEPDERREQILEVATRLFGERPYADVSTTDIAKEAGVARGLLNHYFGQKRDLYLKVVKRMLLMPGLEEKVSNTGTLRERVERSVRWYLDTVATHGKTYVAVTAVGGIGADPEVERIISAADDVAAAKTLEFLGLKVEVGSDARHRAMMRSYSGMVKATIREWIRGGTLTREEAHLLLSESLITLVRDVIPQLKNMPPRAEPEATPAPSQGERDQEP, from the coding sequence TGCCCCCCGCTGGAAGCGCCTGGAGCCGGACGAGCGCCGCGAGCAGATCCTCGAGGTCGCCACCCGGCTGTTCGGTGAGCGCCCCTACGCGGACGTCTCCACCACGGACATCGCCAAGGAAGCGGGTGTCGCCCGCGGCCTGCTCAACCACTACTTCGGGCAGAAGCGCGACCTGTACCTCAAGGTCGTCAAGCGCATGCTCCTGATGCCCGGCCTGGAGGAGAAGGTCAGCAACACGGGCACCCTGCGTGAGCGCGTGGAGCGCAGCGTCCGGTGGTACCTGGACACGGTGGCCACCCACGGCAAGACGTACGTGGCCGTCACCGCGGTGGGCGGCATCGGCGCGGACCCGGAGGTCGAGCGCATCATCTCCGCCGCGGATGACGTGGCGGCGGCGAAGACGCTCGAGTTCCTGGGTCTCAAGGTGGAGGTGGGCAGCGACGCGCGCCACCGCGCGATGATGCGCTCCTACTCCGGCATGGTGAAGGCCACCATCCGCGAGTGGATTCGCGGCGGGACGCTCACGCGAGAGGAAGCGCACCTGCTGCTGAGCGAATCGCTCATCACGCTCGTTCGCGACGTCATCCCCCAACTGAAGAACATGCCGCCCCGCGCGGAGCCGGAAGCCACTCCCGCTCCGTCCCAGGGCGAGCGCGACCAGGAGCCCTGA